From the genome of Papaver somniferum cultivar HN1 chromosome 2, ASM357369v1, whole genome shotgun sequence, one region includes:
- the LOC113347520 gene encoding uncharacterized protein LOC113347520 isoform X1 codes for MERNTPVRKTHTNTSDLLVWPENSSQNSSLSAENSSASRSHQPSDRIGKVIFGGQVTEEEAESLMKRKPCSGYKMKEMTGSGIFVGDGENGASEAGSAKRVYQQAVTGISQISFSADGSVSPKKPVSIPEVAKQRELSGNLETEADKMKKQLSDAKCKELSGNDIFGPAPEIVARPVPAARTYESKDMGEPAPRNVRTSVKVSNPAGGQSNILFSEDTPVKTAKKIHNQKFQELTGNDIFKGDVPPGSTEKPLSSAKLREMSGSNIFADGKATSRDFLGGVRKPPGGESSIALV; via the exons ATGGAGAGAAACACACCAGTAAGAAAAACACACACCAATACATCAGATCTGCTTGTATGGCCTGAAAATTCATCTCAAAATTCTTCACTTTCTGCTGAAAATTCTTCTGCTTCACGTTCTCATCag cCTTCTGATCGGATTGGTAAAGTAATTTTCGGAGGTCAAGTTACCGAAGAAGAAGCTGAAAGTTTGATGAAAAG GAAGCCATGTTCAGGATATAAAATGAAGGAGATGACAGGAAGTGGGATCTTTGTTGGTGATGGTGAAAATGGTGCATCAGAAGCTGGTAGTGCTAAACGTGTTTATCAG CAAGCGGTTACTGGAATAAGCCAAATTTCATTTAGTGCTGATGGAAGTGTTTCTCCCAAGAAGCCAGTCTCTATTCCTGAAGTGGCGAAGCAACGAGAACTAAGTGGGAATCTGGAAACTGAAGCAGACAAGATGAAGAAGCAATTATCCGATGCAAAGTGCAAAGAGCTTAGTGGGAATGACATCTTTGGTCCTGCTCCCGAGATTGTGGCTCGACCAGTTCCCGCAGCTCGTACCTATGAAAGCAAAGACATGGGAGAACCTGCACCGAGAAATGTACGCACATCTGTAAAAGTCTCCAAT CCTGCTGGGGGACAAAGTAACATCTTGTTTAGCGAGGACACTCCAGTAAAAACCGCAAAGAAGATACATAACCAGAAATTTCAAGAGCTGACTGGAAATGACATATTCAAGGGAGATGTTCCTCCAGGATCAACTGAGAAACCTCTTAGCTCAGCAAAACTGAGAGAAATGAGCGGCAGCAATATTTTTGCAGATGGTAAAGCAACTTCTAGAGACTTCCTTGGTGGTGTTCGTAAACCACCAGGTGGTGAAAGCAGTATTGCACTAGTTTAA
- the LOC113347520 gene encoding uncharacterized protein LOC113347520 isoform X2: MERNTPVRKTHTNTSDLLVWPENSSQNSSLSAENSSASRSHQPSDRIGKVIFGGQVTEEEAESLMKRKPCSGYKMKEMTGSGIFVGDGENGASEAGSAKRVYQQAVTGISQISFSADGSVSPKKPVSIPEVAKQRELSGNLETEADKMKKQLSDAKCKELSGNDIFGPAPEIVARPVPAARTYESKDMGEPAPRNVRTSVKVSNPAGGQSNILFSEDTPVKTAKKIHNQKFQELTGNDIFKGDVPPGSTEKPLSSAKLREMSGSNIFADE; encoded by the exons ATGGAGAGAAACACACCAGTAAGAAAAACACACACCAATACATCAGATCTGCTTGTATGGCCTGAAAATTCATCTCAAAATTCTTCACTTTCTGCTGAAAATTCTTCTGCTTCACGTTCTCATCag cCTTCTGATCGGATTGGTAAAGTAATTTTCGGAGGTCAAGTTACCGAAGAAGAAGCTGAAAGTTTGATGAAAAG GAAGCCATGTTCAGGATATAAAATGAAGGAGATGACAGGAAGTGGGATCTTTGTTGGTGATGGTGAAAATGGTGCATCAGAAGCTGGTAGTGCTAAACGTGTTTATCAG CAAGCGGTTACTGGAATAAGCCAAATTTCATTTAGTGCTGATGGAAGTGTTTCTCCCAAGAAGCCAGTCTCTATTCCTGAAGTGGCGAAGCAACGAGAACTAAGTGGGAATCTGGAAACTGAAGCAGACAAGATGAAGAAGCAATTATCCGATGCAAAGTGCAAAGAGCTTAGTGGGAATGACATCTTTGGTCCTGCTCCCGAGATTGTGGCTCGACCAGTTCCCGCAGCTCGTACCTATGAAAGCAAAGACATGGGAGAACCTGCACCGAGAAATGTACGCACATCTGTAAAAGTCTCCAAT CCTGCTGGGGGACAAAGTAACATCTTGTTTAGCGAGGACACTCCAGTAAAAACCGCAAAGAAGATACATAACCAGAAATTTCAAGAGCTGACTGGAAATGACATATTCAAGGGAGATGTTCCTCCAGGATCAACTGAGAAACCTCTTAGCTCAGCAAAACTGAGAGAAATGAGCGGCAGCAATATTTTTGCAGATG AATAG